The Cytophagia bacterium CHB2 genome has a segment encoding these proteins:
- a CDS encoding GNAT family N-acetyltransferase — MITIRALRRDDRLPIKQILLETGNFTKVEIEVALELIDIYLDRPEQKDYILYCAVDQHDRVAGYVCYGPTPMTEGTWDLYWIAVDPKRQGSGVGKALLDFVENRIRAQNARLLMIETSSKPNYNATRQFYFRQNYQEIARIPDFYAVGDDRVIYRKLLRD; from the coding sequence ATGATCACCATTCGCGCCCTGCGTCGCGACGATCGCCTGCCTATCAAGCAAATTTTGCTTGAGACGGGCAACTTTACCAAAGTAGAGATTGAAGTCGCGCTCGAGTTGATCGACATTTACCTCGATCGGCCCGAACAGAAAGATTACATTCTCTATTGCGCCGTCGATCAACATGATCGCGTGGCCGGTTATGTTTGTTATGGCCCGACGCCGATGACCGAAGGCACGTGGGATCTTTATTGGATTGCTGTTGATCCCAAACGCCAGGGCAGCGGCGTCGGTAAAGCCTTGCTTGATTTTGTCGAAAACCGGATTCGAGCGCAAAACGCCCGCCTGTTAATGATTGAAACCTCCTCCAAGCCCAATTACAACGCCACGCGGCAATTCTATTTCCGTCAAAATTATCAAGAAATTGCCCGCATCCCCGACTTTTACGCGGTCGGGGATGACCGTGTCATTTATCGCAAATTGCTGCGCGACTAG